ACATCGTCAGGCTCAACCGGCTGATGGCGATCTCGGCGCTCGTGGCGGCGATGGCCAATGCCGTGCTCCTCTTGCAGCCGGCGCCGGGCGGCGTCGTTGCCGCACGCATCGTGACCGGCATCGCACTGGCCGGCGTCTATCCGCCGGCCTTGAAGCTCGTGTCCACGTGGTTCGTGCGCGGCCGAGGGCTGGCTCTCGGCGCGCTGATCGGCGCGCTGACGCTCGGCTCCTCGCTGCCGCATCTGTTCCGGGCGCTCGCCGGCTCGCTCGACTGGCAGCTCGTGGTGCTGGGCGCGACCGTGGCCGCCCTGATCGGTTCGATGCTGTTCTGGTTCGCCGGTGAAGGGCCGTATCCTTTCGGCAAGGCCGTCTTCGAGCCGCGCCGGATCGGCGCGATCTTCCGCGACCGGGCGCTGATGCTGGCCAATATCGGCTATCTCGGCCACATGTGGGAGCTCTACGCCATGTGGGCCTGGCTGATTGCCTATGTGCGCGCCGCGCTCGAGGCGCAGCAGCGCCCCTCCCCGGCGCTCGCCTCGCTGCTGACATTCTTCGCCATCGCCGCCGGCGCCGGCGGCTGCCTGGTTGGCGGCGCGCTTTCCGATCGCATCGGGCGCAGCCTCACCACCGCCGGCATGATGATGGTGTCCGGCCTCTGCGCGCTGACGATCGGCTTCGTCTTCGACGGACCGCTCTGGCTGTTGGGGCTGGTGATCGTCGTCTGGGGTATTTCTGTGATCGGCGATTCCGCGCAATTCTCGGCCGCGGTCACCGAGCTTGCCGATCGCCGTTTCGTCGGCACGGCGCTATCGGTGCAACTTGGGCTGGGTTTCGGACTGACGATGTTGGCGATCTGGCTGCTGCCGCATGCGGCGGACCTGCTCGGCTGGCGCTGGGCATTCCTCATGCTGGCGCCTGGCCCACTCATCGGCGCGATCTCGATGCTTTCGCTCCGGCGCCTGGCCGATGCGGCGAAGACGGCGGGCGGCAAGCGGTGAACATGGGAGGTATCTGGCCTCAGTCCGGCTCACCGCTCATTGCGGGGAGCCGGGCTGGAGACCGTGCATGGCAGGCATCGCTTTCGGCAGCTTGCCGAGAATGAGGCCGGCGCCGCAGTGGGTGGGGGGCGTTGGGGTAGCTGAGGCACCGGCCGAAGGCGGAATGGGCACCGCCACCGTCAAAGATAGGCTTCGCGCGTCGCGAGGAAAATTGCGTGATCGCGGAAGGACAAATGCTTGCCGCCAAGCTCTCCTGCCTGGACTAGATTACTCCAGCATAGGCGCGCAGATGGCCAACCGTTTTCGGCAGACCTTGCCTCTCCAATGTATCGAGGTATTCGGCAGCGCTTCTGGGAGGGTTCTTCAGCCGTGCGCGGCATCTTTGCACGGACACCAATACGGCAGCATCGTCGATGCCGAACTGATGGAAAATGAAATCGTCAGGATGGACGACGTCCAGTAGGTACCTGTCGAGAACGAGCTTGGGAAAATCCTTGACGTTGAAGGTGACGATCGCATCGGAAGCCGAGACGATGGCCACCGCCAGGACATGGCGGTCATCTTCGTCGGGAAGCGCTAGGCTCGGCAGCAGATCCTGGTAGCACCACCAGACAGTCCGGGACCGCGCGGTTCATCAGATCGCGCGTTCTGTAAATCTGCTCCGGTTTGAGATCCGGGCGGTCCTGCAACAAGTTGCGTATCCACTCATCATGGATCTGTTCCGTCCATTTGGCGCGATAGAGGCCGCCTCCCGCGGCAAGTTCCACCAGAAGATCCCTCAACGGAGCTGGATAAAGAACGCAGGCGTCCAAAACGGCGGTGTAGGAAGAAGTCTTAATAGCCCATCCCCAATTCCTGGGCTTGGGCGGCCAGTTCCTCCATGACCTTCTTGCGCTCTTCCTCCTCGCTGTTTCGATATGCCGCCAGATCGGAGAACTTCACGCGCCGATGCGTTCCAACCATGGTGAAAGGCAGCCTGCCCTCCTCCAGCAGTCGGATGAGATACGGCCGCGATACATTGAGGTAGTCCGCCGCCTCCTGCGTCGTAAGCTCGGCATGGATCGGGATCACCGTCACCGCGTTTCCCTGGCCCATTTCGGTCAGAAGACGGTAAAGCAGGTCGCCCACGCTCTTTGGCAGGCGCAAAGTTTCCTTACCCACTTGAACCTTCAATTCGGCACCGTCGCGCTTGGTGCGCGAAAGCATCCGGCTGGCCTGGGCAGCGAGTTCGGCATCGTCCACCGATGGCATGATCGGTCGTCCGAGCAGCTTGGTCATTGATCCATGTCCTTATCGGCGTCGGATAGTTTCGTGCCATTATCCGCAATATCCGAAATAAACGCAATAAGTGAACGCCCGCTGATTGGTATGGTTCCATGAGCGGCGGCTGGACAACTACCCCAGGGGCCTTACGATCCAGCTGTCTCGGCGACAAAAGCGCGGACGTGGCCGATGAACTGGTCGAAGGCCGGCTCGCCCTCGAGCAGGATGTGGTTCTGGCTTTCCAGCTCGAAGAAGCGCGCGCCGGGAATGCCCGCCGCCATGGTGCGCCCGGATTCGACCGGGGCGACATTGTCTTCCCGCGCGTGCAGCACCAGCGTCGGCACCCGCACTTTTTCCAGGAGGTCGCTGACATCGACCACCGAGAAGGCGCTCTGCAGGCGCCAGGCGTCGTCCGGCGACACGGTGCGGAGCATCAGATCGTCCATCCAGGCGAAATGCTCGTGCGTGGCGCCGGGGATGAACATGGAGCAGAAGGCCTGGCGGAACATCGGATTCGGCTTGCCCCAGCTCTCGCGCATCAGCGTCGCCACGGCCTCGCGCGTGGCGATCTCGCCGGCGTCGCCACGCGCCCGCCAGCCTTTGACATAGCCGCCGTAGAGGATCATGCCCGAGACCTTCTCGGGGTGGCGTATGGCATAGGCGATCGAAACCGCGCAGCTTTGCGAGAGGCCGAGAAGCGTGAAGCGACCCAACCCCGCCGCCTCGACCACGCATTCGAGATCCGACACCATGGTTTCGAACGAGACGTCGACCACGTGACGCTGCGACAGGCCGTTGCAGCGCTCGTCGTAGCGCACCAGCTGGTTCTCGCGCGACAGTTCCTTCATCCAGTGCCGCCAGATCGGGCTGTCCCAGTCGAAGGTGAGATGCGACATCCAATGCGCGGCGCGAAGGATGGGCGGGCCGCTGCCGGTCTTGGCGAAAGCAAGCCTCGTGCCGTCGACAGCGCGGCAGAAATGGACGGCGCGGCCGGGATCCTGCGCGGCCGCCGCGCTTTTTCCGGGCGAAGCCGATTGCGGCGGTGCGGCATTCGCGCTGGGTTCGGCAGAGCGTGCCGTCGGCTGGGCGGCCGCCGCCCTCACCTTCTCCTCCAGCGCCTCGATCTCTTCCGCCAGGCCGACATCCTCCGGCAGCAGGCGCGCCAAGCGCCGGGCAAGCGGCAGCGCCCGCCTCGGCTCGCCGGCCAGACGCCCGACCAGTTCGCGCAAAATACCGAGCTCGGCGATCTCGACCTCGCTGGCGACGCCGGCGCGCCAGGCCTCGTATTCGAAGCAGCGATCGAGCGAGAGATCGGCGAGGAAATCGCCACGGATCGAGCCGGCGACAGCCTCGAGCTCCTCCGTCGACGCCAGGGAAAGATCGCCCTTCACCAGCGGCAGCAGCCGGGCATAATCCGTCGCGACCTTCAGCGCGACGCTGTTGCGGTCGGCGACCAAAGCGCATTCGTCCTCGCCCAGCACCTGGCGGATCTTGGACAGGCTCCAGCGCAAGGCGCCGCGCGGATCGTCGGGAATGTCCCAGAAGATTTCGCAAAGCCGCTCGCGCTGGTGCGCCTTGCCGGTGACGGCGAGATAGGCGAGCAAGGCCCTCGTCTTGCGCGAGGGCGGCAGGTCGAGCAGCGCGCCCTCGCGGGTCACCTGGAAATCGCCGAGCACGCACAGGTTCAGCGGCCCGCTATGCGGACCGACAGTCATGCGGCCAGGCACCCTTCCACTGCCATTTACCCCCTGGCTTCCCGCGGCGGGAGAAGACCACACCGCAATATCAAAATCGGCTAATTTACGGAAGCCGATACGGCAAGACGGGCGCGGGGAATGTGGGATGGGTTACATTGGTGGGGCACTAATCTCCCCCCTGTATGGACTGGGGACATCGCGAACAGGTGTGCGAAGACATCGCGAACAGTTTCGTGCGTTTTGCGCGGGGAGGTTCGTGGTGCCATTCGAGGCCAGGAGCGTGATGAGCCAGAAGGAAGAGTTTGTAAGACTGGCGCTGGCGCCAGGGGCGAATGTGAGCGCGCTGTGCCGTCGCTTCGGGATCGGACGAACCTGCGGGCACAAATTGATCGCGCGATTTCGTGCGGAAGGCGTAGCCGGGCTGGCGGAGCGTTCGCGGCGGCCAAAGTCGAGCCCGCGGCGCAGCCCGCCGTCGCTGGAAGCAGCGGTTGTGTCGCTGCGGAAGGAATGCCCGGCCTGGGGTGGGCGCAAGATCGCTGGCGTGCTCGAGCGCGACGGCATCGGCGCCATTGCTCCTTCGACGGTGAGCGGCATCTTGCGGCGCAACGGCGTCGAGCTGGGTGCGTTGGGCGGCGGCGCTCAGCCCTTCATCCGCTTCGAGCACGAAGCCCCCAACGATCTGTGGCAGATGGACTTCAAGGGCCATGTGCCACTGCGCCAGGGACGGCTGCATCCGCTCACCGTGCTCGACGACCATTCGCGCTTCTCGCTGGCCCTGGAGGCCTGCTCCGACGAGACGACCGAGACCGTCAAGGCGCGGCTGATCACGGCGTTCCGGCGCTATGGCCTGCCGTGGCGCATCGCCATCGACAACGGCCCGCCCTGGGGCGACGGCGGCCGCAACAACCTCACCGTGCTCGGCGTCTGGCTGATCGAGGTGGGCGTGGCCATCAGTCATTCCCGGCCCTACCATCCCCAGACGCTGGGCAAGGACGAGCGCTTCCACCGCTCCCTCAAGGCCGAGGCGCTGCAGGGGCCGCCCTTCGAGAGCCTCCAGCACGCCCAGAGCGCCTTCGACAGCTGGCGCCATCTCTACAACACCAAGCGCCCGCACGATGGCCTTGCCGGCGCTGTGCCGCTCGACCGCTACCGGCCCTCCGGCCGCGACTTCTGCGAGACCGTGGCGCCCTTCGACTACGCCGCCGGCGACCTCCTGCGCAAAATCCAGCAGAAGGGAGCGACCTCGCTGTTCGGGCGTGCCTTCAAGATCTGCAACGCCGTCGCCGGCAAGGTCGTCGCCTTCAGGCCGACCGAAATCGACGGCGTCTTCGATGTCTTCTTCCGACACCAGAAGATCCAAACCATCGACCTCAACCAGTTCCAGCGCTAGCATGGGAAACTGTTCGCGATGTCTTCGCACACCTGTTCGCGATGTCCCCAGTCCATACACCCCCTCGAGGGGGAGATGTCGCCGAAGGCGACAGAGGGGGTCGCTTCGCGTGGAGCGCCGGCGCCCTTCGCGACGCCGGCCGGCGTTGGTGCTCTACGTGAGACGACCCCCTCTGGCCTGCCGGCCATCTCCCCCTCGAGGGGGGAGATTACGCGCACCAGCCACCGCAATCACCACCGCCACCACAACCAATCCCGCCGCGACGGTGAACGTAACCCTCATCCCGCCGGCGACCGCTTCCGGCGCCGCAACGGCCATATCCCTCGTCCCTACCGCGAAGGCGAACAGCGCGCCCATCGCCGCCGTGCCGGTGACCAGGCCGAGATTGCGCGACAGGCTGAGCATGCCCGACACCACGCCGCGCTCGTTGCCGTCGACATCGGCCATGACGGCGGTGTTGTTCGCCGCCTGGAAGAGCTGATAGCCGGGCGTCAGCACGACGATCGCCGCTGCGTAGCCGGCGACGCCGAACAACCCGGGCAGCACGGCGAGCGCGACGCAGCCGGCG
The window above is part of the Mesorhizobium sp. WSM4904 genome. Proteins encoded here:
- a CDS encoding MFS transporter, producing MTLWATTLRRTELASADIPEDMRRWRVLGLLCLAVVLSLTTWFSATAITAELKAAWRLSGPIDIWLTNGVQIGFVAGALAAGLVNLPDIVRLNRLMAISALVAAMANAVLLLQPAPGGVVAARIVTGIALAGVYPPALKLVSTWFVRGRGLALGALIGALTLGSSLPHLFRALAGSLDWQLVVLGATVAALIGSMLFWFAGEGPYPFGKAVFEPRRIGAIFRDRALMLANIGYLGHMWELYAMWAWLIAYVRAALEAQQRPSPALASLLTFFAIAAGAGGCLVGGALSDRIGRSLTTAGMMMVSGLCALTIGFVFDGPLWLLGLVIVVWGISVIGDSAQFSAAVTELADRRFVGTALSVQLGLGFGLTMLAIWLLPHAADLLGWRWAFLMLAPGPLIGAISMLSLRRLADAAKTAGGKR
- a CDS encoding alpha/beta fold hydrolase; this encodes MTVGPHSGPLNLCVLGDFQVTREGALLDLPPSRKTRALLAYLAVTGKAHQRERLCEIFWDIPDDPRGALRWSLSKIRQVLGEDECALVADRNSVALKVATDYARLLPLVKGDLSLASTEELEAVAGSIRGDFLADLSLDRCFEYEAWRAGVASEVEIAELGILRELVGRLAGEPRRALPLARRLARLLPEDVGLAEEIEALEEKVRAAAAQPTARSAEPSANAAPPQSASPGKSAAAAQDPGRAVHFCRAVDGTRLAFAKTGSGPPILRAAHWMSHLTFDWDSPIWRHWMKELSRENQLVRYDERCNGLSQRHVVDVSFETMVSDLECVVEAAGLGRFTLLGLSQSCAVSIAYAIRHPEKVSGMILYGGYVKGWRARGDAGEIATREAVATLMRESWGKPNPMFRQAFCSMFIPGATHEHFAWMDDLMLRTVSPDDAWRLQSAFSVVDVSDLLEKVRVPTLVLHAREDNVAPVESGRTMAAGIPGARFFELESQNHILLEGEPAFDQFIGHVRAFVAETAGS
- a CDS encoding helix-turn-helix domain-containing protein, yielding MTKLLGRPIMPSVDDAELAAQASRMLSRTKRDGAELKVQVGKETLRLPKSVGDLLYRLLTEMGQGNAVTVIPIHAELTTQEAADYLNVSRPYLIRLLEEGRLPFTMVGTHRRVKFSDLAAYRNSEEEERKKVMEELAAQAQELGMGY
- a CDS encoding IS481 family transposase, giving the protein MSQKEEFVRLALAPGANVSALCRRFGIGRTCGHKLIARFRAEGVAGLAERSRRPKSSPRRSPPSLEAAVVSLRKECPAWGGRKIAGVLERDGIGAIAPSTVSGILRRNGVELGALGGGAQPFIRFEHEAPNDLWQMDFKGHVPLRQGRLHPLTVLDDHSRFSLALEACSDETTETVKARLITAFRRYGLPWRIAIDNGPPWGDGGRNNLTVLGVWLIEVGVAISHSRPYHPQTLGKDERFHRSLKAEALQGPPFESLQHAQSAFDSWRHLYNTKRPHDGLAGAVPLDRYRPSGRDFCETVAPFDYAAGDLLRKIQQKGATSLFGRAFKICNAVAGKVVAFRPTEIDGVFDVFFRHQKIQTIDLNQFQR